Proteins encoded within one genomic window of Amycolatopsis nigrescens CSC17Ta-90:
- a CDS encoding MarR family winged helix-turn-helix transcriptional regulator, with protein sequence MPRRNRRLRAEIRESVRELSIQLSLLNHQVSARLALNDVDLYCLDLLTRHGRLSPSALARHAGLHPATVTGVLDRLEAGGWVTRGRNPSDRRAVVVSVAKERNAELFQQYSGMSASMDEICAGYAPAELELLAEFLRRVADAGRGATDDLARD encoded by the coding sequence ATGCCACGGCGGAACCGGCGGCTGCGCGCCGAGATCCGGGAATCGGTCCGCGAGCTGAGCATCCAGTTGTCGTTACTCAACCACCAGGTCAGTGCCAGGCTCGCGCTGAACGACGTCGATCTCTACTGCCTGGACCTGCTCACCCGGCACGGCAGGCTCAGCCCCAGCGCACTGGCCCGGCACGCCGGTCTGCACCCCGCGACGGTCACCGGTGTACTCGACCGGCTGGAGGCCGGCGGCTGGGTGACCCGCGGGCGAAACCCCTCCGACCGCAGGGCGGTGGTGGTCAGCGTGGCAAAGGAACGCAACGCCGAGCTCTTCCAGCAGTACTCGGGGATGAGCGCGTCGATGGACGAGATCTGCGCCGGGTATGCGCCGGCGGAGCTGGAGCTGCTCGCGGAGTTCCTCCGCCGGGTGGCCGACGCCGGGCGCGGCGCCACCGACGACCTGGCCCGCGACTGA
- a CDS encoding NmrA family transcriptional regulator: MILIAGTSGTVAREVMDLLPAAGETALTLSCHPIGGIRTGGYCRPGGPASPPHPMPDALRDIDAVFLNPAATGCAIGELLPLLIGHGIRQVVLWTGPDSQAGRAPAHTAAIERAVRGSGLQWTILRSGDLATEALSWAPQIRATGAVCAAYGDAVTAPIHQRDVAAVAVAALLGADHHGRTYRLTGPQSLRRREQVALIGSVLGRPLRFNELSRHQARRAMLGHNVPETVANGLLGELADRVRHPEPPSTAVADLLGRPALTFTDWVTEHTAAFLRPTAVQPPVPRPPRPARNGSGRSDGFSLGTTTGRR; encoded by the coding sequence ATGATCCTGATTGCCGGCACATCCGGGACGGTCGCACGCGAGGTCATGGACCTGTTGCCGGCGGCGGGTGAAACGGCGCTCACCCTTTCCTGCCATCCGATCGGCGGAATCCGGACCGGCGGGTACTGCCGTCCCGGCGGCCCGGCCTCCCCTCCGCATCCGATGCCCGACGCACTCCGCGACATCGACGCCGTCTTCCTCAACCCGGCGGCCACCGGGTGCGCCATCGGAGAACTCCTGCCCTTGCTCATCGGACACGGCATACGCCAGGTGGTGCTGTGGACCGGTCCGGACAGCCAGGCCGGCCGTGCCCCGGCCCATACCGCGGCGATCGAACGAGCGGTACGCGGCTCGGGTCTACAGTGGACAATCCTGCGCTCCGGTGACCTCGCCACCGAAGCACTGTCCTGGGCCCCGCAGATCCGTGCGACCGGCGCGGTTTGCGCCGCCTACGGCGACGCGGTCACCGCGCCCATCCACCAGCGGGACGTCGCCGCGGTCGCGGTCGCGGCGCTGCTGGGGGCCGACCACCACGGTCGTACCTACCGGCTGACCGGCCCGCAGTCGCTGCGCCGCCGCGAGCAGGTCGCCCTGATCGGCTCGGTGCTCGGGAGACCGTTGCGCTTCAACGAACTCTCCCGCCACCAGGCCCGCCGGGCCATGCTCGGGCACAACGTCCCCGAGACCGTCGCGAACGGCCTGCTCGGTGAACTGGCCGACCGCGTCCGGCACCCGGAGCCTCCCTCTACCGCGGTGGCCGACCTGCTCGGCCGCCCCGCACTGACCTTCACCGACTGGGTCACCGAACACACCGCGGCCTTCCTGAGGCCGACGGCGGTTCAGCCGCCGGTGCCCCGGCCGCCGCGGCCCGCCCGCAACGGCTCCGGCCGCTCCGACGGGTTCTCGCTGGGCACCACCACCGGACGGCGGTAG
- a CDS encoding class I SAM-dependent methyltransferase has product MKLIDEDFSKPYSRINSWFYDRMFAGVTLDSVLEMQPDPVEQLRREVGADGTVLDVGCGGGQFALALAERIDRLRVVGVDLSAEQVGWANKRANGLGDRATFQRGTADELEFADGTFDAAVSIGSIKHWRDPRKGLAEMIRVLRPGGLLNVIEIDRGCLLSDVRALLGRLPVTRFTLGLGVMGFRTFVAGRSIDLDDAQRFVLGLPLADVSVRRIPGEPNIQILGHKQAS; this is encoded by the coding sequence ATGAAACTGATCGACGAGGACTTCAGCAAGCCGTACTCCCGGATCAACTCGTGGTTCTACGACCGCATGTTCGCCGGGGTCACCCTGGACTCGGTGCTGGAGATGCAACCGGACCCCGTGGAGCAGCTCCGCCGCGAGGTGGGCGCCGACGGCACGGTCCTCGACGTCGGTTGCGGCGGCGGCCAGTTCGCACTCGCGCTGGCCGAGCGGATCGACCGGCTGCGGGTGGTGGGGGTGGACCTGTCGGCCGAGCAGGTCGGCTGGGCGAACAAGCGGGCGAACGGGCTCGGTGACCGGGCCACCTTCCAGCGCGGAACCGCGGACGAGCTCGAGTTCGCCGACGGCACCTTCGACGCCGCGGTCAGCATCGGGTCGATCAAGCACTGGCGGGACCCGCGGAAGGGCCTCGCCGAGATGATCAGGGTACTGCGCCCCGGCGGCCTGCTGAACGTGATCGAGATCGATCGGGGCTGCCTGCTCTCGGACGTGCGCGCACTGCTCGGCCGGTTGCCGGTCACCCGGTTCACCCTCGGGCTCGGCGTGATGGGCTTCCGCACGTTCGTCGCCGGGCGCTCGATCGATCTGGACGATGCGCAGCGGTTCGTGCTCGGCCTGCCATTGGCGGATGTTTCCGTCCGGCGGATCCCAGGGGAGCCCAACATCCAGATCCTGGGGCACAAGCAGGCAAGCTGA
- a CDS encoding NAD(P)-dependent oxidoreductase: protein MKVLLLGATGGIGRLTLPRLLADGHRVTTLSRRQGAVRSGPAVSPVIGDITDPEVVASVVAGQDCVISTVGVPTSSTGRTVSTGIRHTIAAMGAAGVSRLIAVSGNGLGINGGPFVDRLLTPTVLRHVKADAELQESRIVASGLDWTIVRPFRLAGSAPRGRGYHVAGSFPRTVFGRWTHRDDVAKYLVAQLSEHAHRGVLWIASGGR, encoded by the coding sequence ATGAAGGTGCTGCTGCTCGGTGCGACCGGCGGCATCGGCAGGCTGACCCTGCCACGCCTGCTGGCCGACGGCCACCGGGTGACCACCCTTTCCCGCCGGCAGGGCGCGGTCCGGTCGGGTCCGGCGGTCTCGCCGGTGATCGGTGACATCACCGACCCGGAGGTGGTGGCCTCGGTGGTGGCCGGCCAGGACTGCGTGATCAGCACCGTCGGGGTGCCGACCTCCTCGACCGGACGCACCGTCTCCACCGGCATCCGGCACACCATCGCGGCGATGGGTGCCGCGGGGGTCTCACGGCTGATCGCGGTGAGCGGCAACGGACTCGGCATCAACGGCGGACCGTTCGTGGACCGGCTGCTGACCCCCACCGTGCTGCGGCACGTGAAGGCGGACGCGGAGCTCCAAGAGTCGCGGATCGTCGCCTCCGGCCTGGACTGGACGATCGTCCGGCCGTTCCGGCTGGCCGGTTCCGCCCCGCGAGGGCGCGGCTACCACGTCGCCGGGAGCTTCCCGCGCACGGTCTTCGGCAGGTGGACCCATCGCGACGACGTCGCGAAGTACCTGGTGGCCCAGCTGTCCGAGCACGCGCATCGCGGCGTGCTGTGGATCGCCTCCGGTGGCAGATAG